The segment TGACGGCCGCGAGGGCCTGAATCGTCGTCCGGACCACGTTGTTCATGGGCTGTTGCGCCGTGAGTGAACAGCCGGCCGTCTGCGCGTGGCAGCGAAGTTGCGCCGAGCGGGGATCGGAGGGCCGATACCGACGCGTCATTTCGCGAGCCCACAGTCGACGGGCGGCACGGAACTTGGCGATCTCCTCAAAGAAGTCGTTGTGGGCATTGAAAAAGAACGAGAGCTGCGGAGCGAACCGGTCCACGGGTAGACCCGCTTTGACCGCCGCATCCACGTAGGTGAGACCGTCGTAGAGGGTAAAGGCCAATTCTTGCACCGCAGTCGAGCCGGCTTCCCGGATGTGATACCCGCTGATGCTGACCGGATGCCACTTGGGCACATACTCGGCGCAGTACGCGATGGTGTCGGTGATCAGGCGGAGTGAAGGATCAGGCGGAAAGAGCCACTCTTTCTGAGCGATGTATTCTTTCAGAATATCGTTCTGCAACGTGCCGTCCAGCCGCTCGAGACCGATGCCGCGCTTCACCGCGACCGCGAGATACATCGCGAAGATCACGGCGGCCGGACCGTTGATCGTCATCGAGGTGGTGACTTGCTCAAGCGGAATGCCGTCGAACAGTCGCTCCATGTCATCGAGCGAGGAGATCGCGACGCCGCAATGACCGACCTCACCGTGAGCGCGGGGATCATCTGCGTCGATTCCCATCAACGTCGGCATGTCGAACGCCACGCTCAGTCCGTTTTGTCCATGCTGGAGGAGGTATTTGAATCGGCGATTCGTGTCCTCCGCCGATCCGAATCCGGCGAATTGCCGCATCGTCCAGAGCCGGCCGCGATACATGGTCGGATGCACGCCTCGTGTGTACGGAAACTCACCCGGTGCTCCAAGTTCTTCCTCGGGCGACCAGTCCTTCAGATCGTTATGGGTATACACAGGGTTGATGCCGAATGCCGAAAGAGAGGTGAATCGCGGTTTACGTTCTTGCATCATCTGCTCCGGATCGTGGCGAGGAACCGGGGATCAAGATCAGAACCTGCTTATGGCTGCCTGCTGTTCGTTACTCCCTTCATAGACGTAGAACCCGCGGCCGCTCTTCCTCCCAAGCCACCCTGCTTCAACATACTGGCGGAGCAAGGGGCAGGGACGGAATTTGGGATCGTTCAAGTCCTGACACAGAACATCGCCGATGGCCAACACTGTATCCAGGCCGATCCGGTCGGCAAGGGCCAACGGTCCCACGGGATGATTGGCGCCGGCAGTCATGGCCAGATCAATGTCCTCGGCAGATGCAACATCCTCTTCCAGCACGAAAACGGCCTCATTGATCATGGGAATCAGGACGCGGTTCACGATGAATCCCGGTACATCTTTAGCCAAGACGGGCGTTTTCCCCAAGCGCTTTGCCAAGTCGAGCACAAGTTGCGTCGTTTGTTCGGTTGTTTCCAGTCCGCGAACAACCTCCACGAGTCTCATCACCGGTGCTGGGTTCATAAAATGGAAACCCACAACACGGTCCGGCCGGCCGGAGGCGGCTCCTAACTTCGTGATTGAAATGGATGAGGTATTGGTCGCGAACACTGCCTGCGGCACGCAGACTCGATTCAATTGGGCGAAGAGGTCTCGCTTCATAGCGAGATCTTCCGGAATCGCTTCGATGACCAACTGTACGTCCCGCAAGCGGTCGAGCTTGACCGATGGGTGAATGAGAGCCAGCACCTCCCCTGCTTGACGGTCGGTGAGGCTCCCTCGCGAAACTGCACGTTCCAATCCGACACGTATCTTGGAGATGGCCTCCGCTAACGGCGGCTCGGCAACGTCCACAAGGAAGACATGGTACCCGGCAGTGGCGCACACTTGACCAATGCCGCGGCCCATCTGGCCCGCTCCGACAATGCCGATCATCCCTATGTCGTCGAGTTTCATGGCAAGAAACCACCACCTTCGCTCGTTACTCCGACCGGCTGAACCGGCCGTTAAAACTCGTCCGCACGGCGCCGACGATCCCTGCACGTGAGGTCCGGTTCACAAGATCTGCTCCCAATGGCTCTGTTCGAGATACTGTTTCACTTTTGCCATGAATTGATCCGCCGTTGCACCGTCGATGACCCGATGGTCGAAGGACAGGCTGAGGTAGCCCGTCGGTCGAATGGCAATCGCATCGTCAATGATGACGGCACGTTTCTGAATGGCGCCGATGCCCAAAATCGCGATTTGCGGCTGATGGATGATCGGGGTGCTGAACAAGCTGCCGAACCCGCCATGGTTCGTGATTGTGAACGTCCCGCCCTGAACCGCTTCAGGATTCAACTTTTTGGACCTGGCCCGTTCGGCGAGATCACCGATTTCTTTCGACAGCTGCGTCAGTCCTTTTCGATCGGCATACCGAATAACCGGCACCAATAGCCCGTCATCGAGCGCTGTGGCGATCCCCACGTGGATATCTTTCTTCACCACGATGCCTTGCTCACTCCATGACGAATTCACGACTGGTACCTCGCGAATGGCTCTCGTCGCGGAACGGATCACAAACGGAAGATAGGTGAGGTTTCGACCTTCCCTGAATTTGACGATGTTCGAAAAATCGGCCTCGAAAAAGGTGGTGACGTGGGCTGACGTCTGTTTGCTCTTGACCATCCGATCGGCGATGGTCTTGCGCATCTGCGTGAAGGGCAGAAGTTCTTCGCCCATGGAAACCTCGTCACCCGCAGCGGCGACTGTGATCTGAGAACCGCGCTGAGCGAGACAGTCGAGCACATCCTTCTTGGTTACCCGGCCGCCGACCCCGGTCCCCTTCACCTGTGAAAGATCGATGCCGCGCTCCTTCGCCAGCTGCCGGACCGCCGGGGAATGATGTTGTTCGCCCGCTGGAGTCGGTTCCATGGGACGGACAACCACCCCCCCGACCCGATTGATCACTTCCGACGGCGGAGCACTCTCGATTCGGGCCAGCAAGCTTCCGACAGGAACCGTCTGCCCCTCATGCACGACGATCTCATTCAACAAGCCTGTGGCAGGCGAGGGAATTTCTAATGTCACCTTTTCAGTTTCGACTTCCAAGAGGGACTCGTCCTTCTGAATCAGCCCTCCGACCGGGACGAGCCACTTGACCACCGTTCCCTCGGCGATGCTCTCTCCAAGCTGCGGCATGATGATCTCGGTAGCCATGCTCAAGTGTTGAGTGATGAGTGCTGCGGACTGAGATGGGCATCTAGCAAATGTGCGGGGCCTTGGTGCTCAGTCCTCATAACACAGTCCTCAGCCCTTTTTAGTACGCCGCCAACTTCCGCGCTGCTGAGACGATGTCGCTCGTCTTCGGGAGGAAAAACTCCTCCAGCGGCGGACTGAAGGGCACCGGCGTGTCCGGCGGTGCGATACGCACAATCGGCCCATCCAAGCAATCGAAACAGTCTTCAGCCAACAGTGCTGCGATTTCGGCTCCGATACCGCCGGTCTTGTTGTCTTCATGCAGAAGAATGACTTTGCTGGTCTTGCGTACCGACGAATAGATTGTTTCCTTGTCGAGCGGGATCAATGTGCGCAAGTCGACCACTTCCAGGTCGATCCCTTCCTTGGTCAATGCCTGAGCGGCCTCGAGCGCCAGGTGCACCATTGCGCCGTACGTGATGACCGAGATATCGTTCCCGACCCGTTTCACATCGGCCTTTCCAAGCGGCACAACGAAGTCTTCCTTAGGCAAGGCAGATTTGATGCGCCGGTAGAGAAATTTGTGCTCGAAGTAGATCACCGGGTTAGGGTCGCGAATCGCTGCCTTGAGGAGCCCCTTGGCGTCGTATGGTGTAGACGGGGCGACCAGCTTGAGCCCGGGTGAATGGAAGAACCAGCCTTCCGGACATTCAGAATGGAACGGCCCACCATGCACACCACCGCCGAACGGTGCGCGGATAACCATAGGCACCGCGGCTCCCCATCGATAATGATTCTTGGCCGCCACCTCGGTGATCTGGTCGAAAGCGCAGGAGATGAAGTCCGCAAACTGCATCTCCACCACCGGACGCAGACCCATCATGGCCGCACCAATGGCTGCGCCGACAAAACCGGACTCGGCCAACGGCGTATCTAAAACCCGCCATTCGCCGTATTTTTGGAGAAAGCCTTCGGTGATCTTGAAGGCACCCCCGTATGTGCCGACATCTTCCCCCATCAGAAACACCCGTTCATCTCGAGCCATTTCCTCATCCAAGGCTTGTGAAATCGCCTCCAGGTAACTGACTTCCTCGGTCGCTTGAGCCATGGCCACCATAACTGAGGCTCCTTCTGGGCCGAAAGCCAACCGCTAATAGCTGTCAGCTCCGTCCGCGAACACGCCTTCCAACATTTCCGGTCCTTCCGGCAGAGGACTCTGTTCCGCAAATTCCACACCGGTCTCGACTTCGTTCTTTACGCGTTCGGCTACTCTTTGGAAATACGATTCCTCGGCATAGCCGAGTTCTCTGAGCAGCCTCTCGGCTTTCAGGATCGGATCTTTCTTCTTCCAGTCCTCCAACAGTTCACGTGGCACGTATTTGGCCGGATCATGTTCGGAATGGCCGTGCATCCGCATCGTTTTGAACTCAAGAAAGGTCGGCCCTTCCCCCTCACGGGCGATTGCAATCGCCCGTTTTGCCGCCAGATAGACCGCCGCCACATCGTTACCGTCCACAATCTCACCGGGCATGCCATAGGCCTTGGCTCGATCCACGACGTTCGAGATCGCCATCTGCAGACGAAGCGGCGTCGAGTAAGCATATTGGTTGTTGGTACAGAAAAAAACGACGGGGAGCTTCCGCACCGCCGCAAAATTCATCGCCTCGTGAAAATCGCCCCTGCTGGATCCTCCATCACCGGTTCCCGTAAAGACCACGCGCGATTCGCCTCTAATCTTGAAGGCCAGAGCTGCACCGGCTGCCACCGGCAGGTTGTCTGCCAAATGGCTGACAAATCCGAAGACTCCTCGCCTGAGATCTCCCATGTGCACATTCCCGTCTTTTCCTTTGGTCGGCCCGGTCCTCTTCCCAAGATACTGGGCGAGGATCTCGCCGGTCGTGAAGCCCCGAATGAGGAAAGCCCCCATGTCCCGGTGATACGGAGCGATGACATCATCTCGCTCCAGCGCGGAGGCATATCCGACGGCAATCGCTTCCATTCCATGACTGGTGTAGACCCCGCCGACGATACGTCCCTGTCTGTAGAGTGCTGTGATCCTCTCCTCAAGCGCTCGGGTGAGCCTGAGGTAGTGGTGCATCTGGAGCATGTCGTCTCGCTTGATCTCTTTGGCGATGTCGGCAACATCCATGACAACCTCCGAATCGCTGACTTACAAGGCCGGCATGTCATTCCATGACAACAAGGGTTTGTGTGCCCGGCATAGAGGACAGTGTGCGGGCTCCCACTGCGGCATGTCGAGATCCGTCGTGTAGTAGAATGGATACTGTGCGATTAATTCATTCATCAGCGGGAACTGGCCGCTGTCGCGGCGGGCAAAGACCAGCAAACCTGCCAAGAGCCCTCCATTGTCCGTGATGACCTTGCCGAGTTTGCTGACACAATTGCCGCGCGTGGTGACATCGTTGAGAGCCACAAAACGTTCGCCGGCTTTGATCGCACCGACCGCAATGTCCGTTCCGATCCGTCCTGTCTGGCAGCTGTACGGTGTCAGTACCACTCGCAATCCCATCGTGTCATCCAAGACCTCTGCGATTCCTCGTGCAAGTAATTCCGCGGTCGAGCTGGTCGCCATGAGCCCGGTGATTGGATGGTGTTGAAACGTCTGTTTGATCCAGGCCGCCATATCGACGACCAACCGTTTGATCAATTCCGGAAAACGCGCGATCGATTCGAACCGTAGGTATGTACCCGTGTGATGACCTGACACGACCTCCACATGGGTATCGAAGTAGACGGATCGAGATGTACGGAGAATCCCCAGAATGTCCTTCTTTGTCAGAATGGTATGCGAACCGACACGGATAAGGCTTGTCAGCTTTGCATCGATCGCCGACTCGTCATAGAGCTTTCGATGCCGTTCCGCCATCTCTGCGAGAGCCTGCTCAGCCGTGCCGACCGACATCTTCACCCCCTTTCTGCTTCACTCACCACACAGGTTCTGAGAACGCCGACCGGCTGGATTTCCAGCTCCACCACATCACCCGGCTTCAGGTAGCGATCCATTTCCAAGCCACATCCCCCTCCGACCGTTCCCGAACCGAAGACATCGCCCGGATAAATAGTTTCGCCTCGCGACACATGCGCGATCATCTGGGGAAAAGACCAGTGGATGGTCCCGAATCGCCCCCGCGACCACTCTTCTCCGTTCACCCTGGCAATCATCGTCAATGCACCGAGGTCGGCAATCTCATCGGGAGTCACGAGACAGGGACCCATCGCGGTTGCGAAGTCCTTACCCTTGGCCGGCCCAAGCCGACAAGCCATTTCTTGGAATTGAATGTCGCGCGCGCTGAAATCGTTCATGATCGTGTAACCGGCGATGTAGTGCTCTGCCTGCCGTTCGGGAATGTCTCTGCCCTTGCGCCCGACTACACAGGCGAGTTCCAGCTCATAGTCCAGCTTCGTCGTGTCGAGCGGCCAGGCTAGAGTCTCGTCCGGCCCGATGATCGTACGATGGTTTCCCTTGTAGTAGACCGGCATTTTGTACCACTCCGGTGGGATCGGCTGCCCCCGCTTCTTCGATGTCGCAGCAATATGTTCTTCAAACGCGATAAAATCGCGAAGCGAAGGCGGATTGGGAAGGGGAGCGGAGAGTTGAACATCGGTGGCTGAATAGACGATCGTTCCCCCCGCAGGGCCTTTGACTGAAGCGGGAAGTGCTGTTACGTAATCTTTCGCCCGACACGCTGCCGCGATTGTCGAAGCTCCTCCTTCGAGGAACTCCAACATCGTCGATGGAATCTGCGCATCGGCCAGGCGACGTGGTTGCGCTTCCTGTTGATCTGCCAACCAACGGGCATAGGCCATGTTCAAGTCCACGACCTGTTGATGGTGTATCGCTCCTACCCTCGTGAAGGTGCCGAGAGAGGTTCTGACTCGGAAACTAACGAGCCTCATCGAAGACCCCAACTCAGGGCATAGTCCTTCAGCTCCACCGCTTCCATCTCCGGTAGGACCGTGAAGGGAGCTTTGGACTCCACCATCACCGCCACTTCGCTCGTGTATGTCTTCGTTTTGCCGGCTTGGACCGCCTGTGGCTGCGGCCCATGGTGAATACCCTGAGGATGCAACGTGAGCATCCCAGGCTGAATTCCCGCGCGGCTGAAGAATTCACCATCATGGTAGAAGATCACTTCATCGTAGTCGGTATTTTGATGGTAAAAGGGGACGCGCAAGGCCTCTGGATCGCTTTCTAAAGGCCTCGGAACAAAAGTTGAGATGAGACATCCGCCGGCCTGGAACGTCTGATGGACGCTCGGCGGCAGATGATAGCGGGGACTCACGACCGGCCTGAAATCCCGCACGTTGAGCTTTGCGACCCAGAGATCCCCTTTCCACCCAACCACATCCATGGGATAGAAGGAATAGACGACCCGCGTCCACTCGCCTTGGCGCTTGATGTGAACCTCCCATGCGCGACCCACCGTCTCTACCGGCGCCACCGTTTCCAAGTCGGGAGCGACAAGCACACCTTTATCGAAGAGCGCATGCTGTCCGAGCGCTCCTCGCTCCGGCACCATCAGAGGAACAGGCGTTTCTATAATGAGAAAAACGGAAGGTCCCTTATCGATGTGAGTCCGATAGGTAGTCCCCTTGGGGATCAGGACGTAATCGCCCGGCTCGTAAGTCAGACACCCATAGTCGCTCTCAAATTTTCCTATACCCTTATGCACGAAATGAACTTCATCTCCATCCGCGTTGCGCACAAAATATGGCATCGTCTCCCGTCGCCAGGAAAGGTGGAGAGCGACATCCTGGCTTTGCATCATCAGCGCTGATTGTGTGGTGATGGATAATGTGGACTCGGAAAGCTGCGCGCAAGCAAAGGCCCGTGGCTTCAGCTTCCCCTCGATCGCGATCCACGCCGTCGGTGGGTGTGTCCTGTAGAGGTGAGAAGCTGCCCCCGAAAACCCGTTTCGCCCATGTTCTTCTTCATGAAGCCCTTCGGGAATGCCGACATGGGCTTGATTGGGAACTTTTCCTCTCCGCGTGAGATACATGGCGGCTCTCACCAAGTGGATTGTCCGCTTATGACGCCTTTTTCAGCGACTTCCTTTGCTTTTGCCGGGGCATCGAAGATGAATCGTAGTCAATGATCGTCTTCTCGACTCCGGAAGCTTGATCTCGTTCGATATCCTTGTACAGCGACTCCACCGTACTTCTTACAAACGTCCGCGCCGCTTCTTCACCATGCTGCCGTTGGGTCAACTCGATGAACAGTCCGCTGTTCGGGAAAAGAGGATAGGTGAAGCGTTGCTTGAGCGGCCCGAACCCGTCTCTCCCCTCTTTGACCGGCCCACTGAACTTCACGCCATGCGCCTCCCATTCTCGACACACGGCCTCGATGTTGTCGACCGAGAGCGCGACGTGCTGCACGCCCTGTCCATACTTTTCGATGAATTCGTTGATTTGGGACTTCCCCGCCTTGTCTCGACCCTGCATGAGAGCGATCTTGGCGGCCCCGCGCTGCACGACGACAGTGTCCATTGACGATGTCTCGCTGCCGACATCTTTCGCCGCCCAAATCACCTCAAAGCCGAGGATCTTGGCGAACAGAAACTCTGCGGCTTCGAGATTGTCGACGCAGAGCGTAACGTGATCGAAGCCCGTCGTCTGCTCCATGGTGTCTCCAAATTACCTTACCCGATTCCCAACGCCTCTTAATAATAACATCTTGCGATTGCATAATTGCAGAGTACTATTTTTTTAAACCCATTACAAGGAGAATCTTTTATAACTCGATACAAAAACGTTCATCCATTGTGCTGTTTTATACCATCAACCTGTTGCGATTGTAATATAAAAACGTTATCATCAACATAACACGAGCTCCCTTAGCTAAGAACGTTGGAGGCGCCTATGACTTTCTATAAAGAAATTCGGCAATTCGTACTTGAACATGGAGCCATCAACAATTCCTACCTCACTAGTTTTTGTTCCGGCGACCTCACAGACAAAGCACTCAAGGAATTCGCAGTGGAGTTCTACAACTTCGCCAGGTTTTTTCCGCAGGTTCTAGTGGCTCAGCTCGTGAATACCGAGGACGAACAGATCGCCGACGAGCTGACCAAAGTGCTGTACTCCGAACTGGGCGATGGAGAGACTCGGCGTCGCCACGAACTGCTGTATCGGGACTTCTTGCGGTCTCTCGGAATCGACATTCACGACGCCATGACTCGCCCGATGCTGCCCTCAACCCGCGCCTATATCGAAGGGATGGAAAAGTTGTACAGCGACGGCAACCATGCGAGGGCCTTGGGCGCCTCATTCGGCCTTGAGAACATGGCCATCACAATGTGGGATCATTTAATCCCAGGCCTCACGCAACTGAAGACAGCTCGTTATCCCCACATGGACTTGACCTATTTCACCTTTCACCGGCAACTGGAGCAGGGTCATGAGGAAGCCATGAAGCAGGCTGTTCAGGTCATGAGTGGTGGACCAGATTTCACGACACTCGCGGCTCGGCAGGAACAAGACTTTCAAGAAGGCGTAAAGGCAGTGTTGAATTATTTGGAGGGATTTTGGATGGGACTGGAAAGGCAACGATCCGCTGGCTTCAGGCAGCCGGTACAGCACGAAGTGCGAACGACGGCCTCTTAGCAGTGCTGGCGAGGGCCATGAGAACGTAGAACGTTGAGCGGCGGATGCGAGCTGGATGTTCGGGAGGGTCATATGGAACTGACCTGGATCAGTCACTACGACGCAGGCGTTCCTGCCAACGTCGGTTATCCCGATTGGACCGTGCCGGATCTCCTGCGACACTCATCGAACCGTTTTCCAGATTCTCCAGCACTGTTGTTTTATGGCACACGCATCTCTTATGGAAAACTGGACGACCTCTCGACCCAATTTGCGCTTGCGCTGCAGCAACTCGGCGTCAGTCAAGGAGATCGCGTCGCTCTCATGCTTCCCAATATTCCACAGACGGTCGTCGCTTATTACGGAATTTTGAAAGCCGGCGCCGTCGTCGTACCGATCAATCCGCTCTACGTTGAACGAGAAATTCAGATGCAACTGACCGATGCAGGGGCGGAGACAATCGTGGTTCTTGACCTACTCTATCCTCGCGTTCGAGCGGTGCAGGACGCGACGACGCTCCTCAAGCGGATCATCGTCACCAGCGTTCGGGACTATCTCCCCTTCTTTAAAAAACTCCTCTATCCCATCAAGGCTCGGTTAGCCAAACGTTGGGTTTCCATCGAGAAAGCTCCGCCTGTGTATGGCTTTCTCGAACTCCTACGCACCAACTCTGTACAGGGCGCGGATCATACCGACAGTCTGCCTCTCGTACGCCCGATCGATCTCGCACAATTACAATACACCGGTGGGACGACGGGAACAGCCAAAGGCGTGATGCTCACGCACCACAATGTGGTTGTGAATACACTTCAGGGCCGATACTGGTCCCCGAGCTTTCGTGAGGGTCGTGAAATCTTCCTGGGTGCCATCCCATTTTTCCACTCCTACGGTCAGACCACCTGTCAGAACCTAGCCATCGCGACAGGATGCGCAGTGGTCCTTCTCCCTCGGTTCCAACCAGCCGAGGTCATCAAGGCGATCCATGCCCATCGCATTACCATGC is part of the Nitrospira sp. genome and harbors:
- a CDS encoding methylmalonyl-CoA mutase family protein, with translation MMQERKPRFTSLSAFGINPVYTHNDLKDWSPEEELGAPGEFPYTRGVHPTMYRGRLWTMRQFAGFGSAEDTNRRFKYLLQHGQNGLSVAFDMPTLMGIDADDPRAHGEVGHCGVAISSLDDMERLFDGIPLEQVTTSMTINGPAAVIFAMYLAVAVKRGIGLERLDGTLQNDILKEYIAQKEWLFPPDPSLRLITDTIAYCAEYVPKWHPVSISGYHIREAGSTAVQELAFTLYDGLTYVDAAVKAGLPVDRFAPQLSFFFNAHNDFFEEIAKFRAARRLWAREMTRRYRPSDPRSAQLRCHAQTAGCSLTAQQPMNNVVRTTIQALAAVMGGTQSLHTNSMDETLALPTEDAVKLALRTQQIIAQESEVTNTVDPLGGSYYVETLTNRLEEAALGYFRRLDEMGGMVRAIERGFPQREILDAAQRYLREVEQKERIIVGVNEYVEPEARQIPILKIGQDVENDQVARLSDLRKSRDSFKMAGAVEALQEAATCGENVMPYLIDAVKAKATLGEICLALKEVLGMYRDPVVL
- a CDS encoding 3-hydroxyacyl-CoA dehydrogenase NAD-binding domain-containing protein → MKLDDIGMIGIVGAGQMGRGIGQVCATAGYHVFLVDVAEPPLAEAISKIRVGLERAVSRGSLTDRQAGEVLALIHPSVKLDRLRDVQLVIEAIPEDLAMKRDLFAQLNRVCVPQAVFATNTSSISITKLGAASGRPDRVVGFHFMNPAPVMRLVEVVRGLETTEQTTQLVLDLAKRLGKTPVLAKDVPGFIVNRVLIPMINEAVFVLEEDVASAEDIDLAMTAGANHPVGPLALADRIGLDTVLAIGDVLCQDLNDPKFRPCPLLRQYVEAGWLGRKSGRGFYVYEGSNEQQAAISRF
- a CDS encoding dihydrolipoamide acetyltransferase family protein, yielding MATEIIMPQLGESIAEGTVVKWLVPVGGLIQKDESLLEVETEKVTLEIPSPATGLLNEIVVHEGQTVPVGSLLARIESAPPSEVINRVGGVVVRPMEPTPAGEQHHSPAVRQLAKERGIDLSQVKGTGVGGRVTKKDVLDCLAQRGSQITVAAAGDEVSMGEELLPFTQMRKTIADRMVKSKQTSAHVTTFFEADFSNIVKFREGRNLTYLPFVIRSATRAIREVPVVNSSWSEQGIVVKKDIHVGIATALDDGLLVPVIRYADRKGLTQLSKEIGDLAERARSKKLNPEAVQGGTFTITNHGGFGSLFSTPIIHQPQIAILGIGAIQKRAVIIDDAIAIRPTGYLSLSFDHRVIDGATADQFMAKVKQYLEQSHWEQIL
- a CDS encoding alpha-ketoacid dehydrogenase subunit beta, producing the protein MVAMAQATEEVSYLEAISQALDEEMARDERVFLMGEDVGTYGGAFKITEGFLQKYGEWRVLDTPLAESGFVGAAIGAAMMGLRPVVEMQFADFISCAFDQITEVAAKNHYRWGAAVPMVIRAPFGGGVHGGPFHSECPEGWFFHSPGLKLVAPSTPYDAKGLLKAAIRDPNPVIYFEHKFLYRRIKSALPKEDFVVPLGKADVKRVGNDISVITYGAMVHLALEAAQALTKEGIDLEVVDLRTLIPLDKETIYSSVRKTSKVILLHEDNKTGGIGAEIAALLAEDCFDCLDGPIVRIAPPDTPVPFSPPLEEFFLPKTSDIVSAARKLAAY
- a CDS encoding thiamine pyrophosphate-dependent dehydrogenase E1 component subunit alpha; the protein is MDVADIAKEIKRDDMLQMHHYLRLTRALEERITALYRQGRIVGGVYTSHGMEAIAVGYASALERDDVIAPYHRDMGAFLIRGFTTGEILAQYLGKRTGPTKGKDGNVHMGDLRRGVFGFVSHLADNLPVAAGAALAFKIRGESRVVFTGTGDGGSSRGDFHEAMNFAAVRKLPVVFFCTNNQYAYSTPLRLQMAISNVVDRAKAYGMPGEIVDGNDVAAVYLAAKRAIAIAREGEGPTFLEFKTMRMHGHSEHDPAKYVPRELLEDWKKKDPILKAERLLRELGYAEESYFQRVAERVKNEVETGVEFAEQSPLPEGPEMLEGVFADGADSY
- a CDS encoding fumarylacetoacetate hydrolase family protein — protein: MRLVSFRVRTSLGTFTRVGAIHHQQVVDLNMAYARWLADQQEAQPRRLADAQIPSTMLEFLEGGASTIAAACRAKDYVTALPASVKGPAGGTIVYSATDVQLSAPLPNPPSLRDFIAFEEHIAATSKKRGQPIPPEWYKMPVYYKGNHRTIIGPDETLAWPLDTTKLDYELELACVVGRKGRDIPERQAEHYIAGYTIMNDFSARDIQFQEMACRLGPAKGKDFATAMGPCLVTPDEIADLGALTMIARVNGEEWSRGRFGTIHWSFPQMIAHVSRGETIYPGDVFGSGTVGGGCGLEMDRYLKPGDVVELEIQPVGVLRTCVVSEAERG
- a CDS encoding homogentisate 1,2-dioxygenase; this encodes MYLTRRGKVPNQAHVGIPEGLHEEEHGRNGFSGAASHLYRTHPPTAWIAIEGKLKPRAFACAQLSESTLSITTQSALMMQSQDVALHLSWRRETMPYFVRNADGDEVHFVHKGIGKFESDYGCLTYEPGDYVLIPKGTTYRTHIDKGPSVFLIIETPVPLMVPERGALGQHALFDKGVLVAPDLETVAPVETVGRAWEVHIKRQGEWTRVVYSFYPMDVVGWKGDLWVAKLNVRDFRPVVSPRYHLPPSVHQTFQAGGCLISTFVPRPLESDPEALRVPFYHQNTDYDEVIFYHDGEFFSRAGIQPGMLTLHPQGIHHGPQPQAVQAGKTKTYTSEVAVMVESKAPFTVLPEMEAVELKDYALSWGLR
- a CDS encoding VOC family protein — protein: MEQTTGFDHVTLCVDNLEAAEFLFAKILGFEVIWAAKDVGSETSSMDTVVVQRGAAKIALMQGRDKAGKSQINEFIEKYGQGVQHVALSVDNIEAVCREWEAHGVKFSGPVKEGRDGFGPLKQRFTYPLFPNSGLFIELTQRQHGEEAARTFVRSTVESLYKDIERDQASGVEKTIIDYDSSSMPRQKQRKSLKKAS
- a CDS encoding iron-containing redox enzyme family protein — protein: MTFYKEIRQFVLEHGAINNSYLTSFCSGDLTDKALKEFAVEFYNFARFFPQVLVAQLVNTEDEQIADELTKVLYSELGDGETRRRHELLYRDFLRSLGIDIHDAMTRPMLPSTRAYIEGMEKLYSDGNHARALGASFGLENMAITMWDHLIPGLTQLKTARYPHMDLTYFTFHRQLEQGHEEAMKQAVQVMSGGPDFTTLAARQEQDFQEGVKAVLNYLEGFWMGLERQRSAGFRQPVQHEVRTTAS
- a CDS encoding long-chain fatty acid--CoA ligase, encoding MELTWISHYDAGVPANVGYPDWTVPDLLRHSSNRFPDSPALLFYGTRISYGKLDDLSTQFALALQQLGVSQGDRVALMLPNIPQTVVAYYGILKAGAVVVPINPLYVEREIQMQLTDAGAETIVVLDLLYPRVRAVQDATTLLKRIIVTSVRDYLPFFKKLLYPIKARLAKRWVSIEKAPPVYGFLELLRTNSVQGADHTDSLPLVRPIDLAQLQYTGGTTGTAKGVMLTHHNVVVNTLQGRYWSPSFREGREIFLGAIPFFHSYGQTTCQNLAIATGCAVVLLPRFQPAEVIKAIHAHRITMLSGVPMMYSMITEHPDAKRYDLRSLRVCLSGASSLPADVQERFERLTGARISEGYGLTEASPATHCNPMHGEHPSGSMGLPFPDTEARVVDSDTGLEEVPDGETGELIVRGPQVMLGYWNREDETRAVLRDGWLHTGDLVRRDDRGYFYFVDRKKDIIKSRGETVYPQEVEEVLRQHPAVSEAAVVGVANHEYGEVIKAYVVAKPGSFVTEQTLITHCAGLLARYKIPSTVEFRQELPRTVIGKVLRRTLRDQAVRTSDAETVQHQAV